TCGAAAATCAGGACGTGTTTGACTTCGAGACGCGAACCCAGCTCGGCATATTGCCCGCGCCATGTTTCCAGGAGCTTTTCGATTTCAGGGAGAGATAATTCCGCCAGGCTCGAATTATGTTTCGGACTGTAACAGACAACGCGAGCAAGACCATCCGCCGGGCGGTTGCGATAAATGCCGGGCGGCGTCTCCAGATCCTGCGGAGCGTCCGGACCGACACAGGGATGATCGTTATCGAAAACGAAGATATCGCGATACTGCGGGTTCTGCGCGCCCCGCACGCGCGGGTTTCCCGGGCAGAGATAGCAGTCTTTGAGATATTCGGATGCGCTTTGCGCAGATTGCGCTCGGACAGCGCCATGCCACGGCCGGTCCTGGCGATGCGCCGCGACGATGACCCATTCCTGCCGCAGCGGGTGCCAGCGCTCTTCCCATTTCGCCATGTGTTTTATCGTGTCTTCAGGCGGATGACGCTAACGGAATGCGCCGGAAGCTCATGCGCGAAACTCGTCCCGGCATTCTTTATCGTGATCGGTTTCGGCACCACTTTCATCGGCTCGGCAACCGTATTGACGTCCGCCAGCGTTCCGGTGATCATCTCGCCCGCCGCATCCTTCTTGATGGTGGAGACTCCCTGAAGATCGATCTGCAGAGGTTGCGGCGTTTCCTGAATGTTGACGAGTTTTAAGATGACGTCCCCGCTCGGAGTGTCGCGGGTTGCGCTGACATATAGGCCATCGAAAGGCCCCGCAGGGCCGCGTGCGCCGCTTCCGCCGCCATTTCCGCCACCGTTGCCGCCTGGTGGCGCACCCGGCGGAGGCGGAGGAACGGGCGCGATCGGGATCTGCTGCGCTGTGAGCATCGGCAGGTTGTCGATTTTCGCGGGCAATACGACGTCCCCGCGATTGTTCGAGAACATCTTTTGCACGTAATACGACGGCGAGCCGAAACTGTTCAGCGCATCATATCCGATCAGATTGACCGCCCATTGGCGGCCGCCGGGATTGACGTTGATCAGGAGCGGGGCGTAGCAGTTCATCATCACAACGTCCGCATTACGTTCCAGCCCCGTCAGCCACGCGGCATCGCCGAGCGCAAAGGCCAACATCGGAGTGTCGCCCGTTCTCGGATTATTGGTGGCCCACTCGCCCAGGAAAATCTTCGTCGCGGAACGGCTGTAATTGTCATACAGATGCGCCTGGCTGAGCGCCGTCGGAATCGTCATGTAATAGTGATCATCCAGGAAGTCGGGCCGGCGCGTGTAGGTGAAGTCCCGGTCGCTCGATCGCATGGTCGAAATAATCCTGATGTTCGGATACTTCGCCTTGATGGCATCGTAAAACATTGTGAGCCGCGAATCGTAGGTCGCGGTGCCGCGATTCAGCCAGTCTTCGTTTCCGACTTCGATAAACCGGAGCTTGAACGGTTGCGGATGACCGTCTCGCACGCGCTTGGCGCCCCATTCCGTTTTTGCATCGCCGGTGATGTATTCGATTTCGTCGAGTGCATCCTGAACGTGCGGTTTCAGCGCGTCACCAGTAATAATGTTGGCCCCGTTATCGATGTGCAGGCCGGCATAGACGGCGACGATCGGCTCCATATTCAAGTCTTCGCACCATTCCAGAAATTCGAGCAGCCCCATGCCGTCCGACGAGCGGTATCGCCATGGGCTCATGTGCGTGGGACGTTGCTCCAGCGGCCCGATCGTGGCTTTCCAGTTCCACCGGTTTTCATAGTTCGGACCTTCCACATAGTTACCGCCCGGAAAGCGGAGGAAACTCGGTTTCAGGCCGGCGAGCAGTTGCATGATGTCCTGCCGGTTGCCGTTCGGACGGTTCTTGTATGTCGGCGGGAAAAGCGAAACCAGGCTGAACGAGATCGTTCCGGGTGTCCCAGTCGAAATGACAAAACGATTCGTGGTCGACGGAGCCGCTCTCGAGGTCTTCAAGGTGACCGTGTATTTCTTCCAATCTGAGGAAACACGCGGCACGTCCGCCTTCGCGAAAACAGTCGCACCATCGTTGCTCTCGATCGCCGCGGTCAGCGAGCCTTTGAAGCCATCGTTTGATTTTGCATAAAAGGATGCGTGGTAGGTGGTGTCCGGCTTGACGGGGATACCCCAGAAGCCTTCGTTGGCGATTCCCGCGCGCCCGCTGGCTTTAAGAGAGGCCGCATCGAGCTTCAGCGCTGTCGTCAATGCGGTACCGGGAACAGGGTCGTTCTCGAGCGCAATCGAGCCGGCTCCTGTAGAAGACCAGTGAACCGGTTTCTGACCGTCGTCT
This window of the Terriglobia bacterium genome carries:
- a CDS encoding alpha-L-arabinofuranosidase C-terminal domain-containing protein; this translates as DDGQKPVHWSSTGAGSIALENDPVPGTALTTALKLDAASLKASGRAGIANEGFWGIPVKPDTTYHASFYAKSNDGFKGSLTAAIESNDGATVFAKADVPRVSSDWKKYTVTLKTSRAAPSTTNRFVISTGTPGTISFSLVSLFPPTYKNRPNGNRQDIMQLLAGLKPSFLRFPGGNYVEGPNYENRWNWKATIGPLEQRPTHMSPWRYRSSDGMGLLEFLEWCEDLNMEPIVAVYAGLHIDNGANIITGDALKPHVQDALDEIEYITGDAKTEWGAKRVRDGHPQPFKLRFIEVGNEDWLNRGTATYDSRLTMFYDAIKAKYPNIRIISTMRSSDRDFTYTRRPDFLDDHYYMTIPTALSQAHLYDNYSRSATKIFLGEWATNNPRTGDTPMLAFALGDAAWLTGLERNADVVMMNCYAPLLINVNPGGRQWAVNLIGYDALNSFGSPSYYVQKMFSNNRGDVVLPAKIDNLPMLTAQQIPIAPVPPPPPGAPPGGNGGGNGGGSGARGPAGPFDGLYVSATRDTPSGDVILKLVNIQETPQPLQIDLQGVSTIKKDAAGEMITGTLADVNTVAEPMKVVPKPITIKNAGTSFAHELPAHSVSVIRLKTR